In one Kwoniella botswanensis chromosome 3, complete sequence genomic region, the following are encoded:
- a CDS encoding transcription elongation factor SPT6 has translation MSSRSASPEGEGEEIRPYGDDRDSSEEESEDDPEEAKRIAEGFIVDEEDDDAEEEEDEEERERRRKERKKRKKREKLRAKRERQREDLELSEDELELLQENRGLTGSSQSRPIKRIRRDGSLDDEDDDRRGEPTLQDMFRDDEDRDRDDDEDDLGDFIEEDEDDLAAQGETEDQRRERKREEKLKRRQQKASKPELAGVDRASWDEIYAVFGDGQDYDWALEGEDGMDLDEDEEAAKKDLRLEDVFDPAEIKARRLQDEDRAIANNDRPERHQLVNSTLSDNPVFAPDSLYPPPDLAAGWAHTKISLRTQYIFCGMHEEGSYPEPTIDNPQPYAAFRRIELANEFRNAVSTALNMMFVQHLEVPYLWHYKRDAFSLLENQGQSSVQFLERDELWSLYNLGIKFRAIFERNQQTQLSWEKIKARKPDLQDEYLTTKLLPSICMMSVESAAEGSDWLSYHYASDLKAIKEDEAVEEGAKRLPERGENEDLRTGPIMKLVEAFGISVPQVATTFNEPEGQPIPPKNAEKLPNDLAEEFSGSGTAFGSPEIALQAASQILTTEFSKDPAIRQQTRDFMEACGVVSVTPTDRGMNIIDEYHLYYNFKFLTRKPVQMFKDSPQFLHMLKAEEEGLITITIEADESQVQSFVETLVRCCRSNDYGEISTAWNALRAEICSDVTRKYLVPSAAKWLKEHLKSEADEFVAERCRLELELRVNVRPFASSDMDQGETPSVLALTNGKGEIRDAIMAVMLDDDGNIRTQTKFDNLRDELDKNAFVELVEKRKPKVVVIGGMSVQAARLRDDAASALRELAIRAYGQNPPVSEAYGQYEQYQADLADFDQKLASYLIPLIFVNDATARLYMNSEEAEKEFPNLPLNGRYALGLARYTQNPLNAYAKLGKQIASVIFMEHHQKLINPEKLLIHLERGLVNSVCFMGIEINSCVADAYQRSMLPFISGLGPRKADALVHGIHKQGSLLNRLAFSDLGLFGPTIFENVAGFLTIENDLKDMMLEPENPQEQPDPLDMTRIHPEDYEFAQKMCQDALDLDVEDVTDRHKSEVVQTLMLDDKRAQKLGELNLDDFAFNLQRQGEGNKRHTLGEIVNELIRYRADRRPGFYVPSEWEVVTMLTGETERTIGRGLKVTATVRKALSARVFCQLESGMDAILERDYVADDDQPPVTSCEEFFKPRQAVKAVVIQAEPNRFQVKISTRASDLRQAVAFIPPFRDEPYNDLVRKSAAEDAAAAKKRRQAGKIKRVVNHPNWHVMNSGQAEQFLASQHRGDVVIRPSSKGSDHLAVTWKVDEDIYQHIDVQEIDKPNEYSLGRILRVAGRYSYSDLDELIINHVKAMARKLDELQLHEKYKPEDDLEAYLKNYVQAHPGRSMYGFSIDSDRPGYIKLCFLNKSTRDGGVIQTWPVQVLPGAYKLNNAEVPGVTELCNAFKLQYSARLAEQGSGGKTPGIRLGKTPLPGGRTPGGRTPALGGRTPALGGRTPMPGAAGGLQGMGRTPMQQPGMTPNPYGAPIPQQGYGMPSNGYGRPPPQAGYGMPPSNGGGYGRQPPGQGYGGMTPGGAPGPSAGAPGMNADRA, from the exons ATGTCATCGCGCTCCGCCTCGCCCGAGGGTGAAGGCGAGGAGATCCGACCGTATGGCGACGATCGAGATTCGTCAGAAGAGGAATCGgaggatgatccagaggAGGCTAAGAGGATAGCCGAGGGGTTCatagtggatgaagaggatgacgatgcagaagaagaagaggacgaggaggagcGGGAGAGACGTAGGAAAGAAcgcaagaagaggaagaagagggagaagctCAGAGCTAAGAGGGAGAGACAACGTGAAGATTTGGAACTTTCCGAAGACGAATTGGAACTCTTACAGGAAAATAGAGGACTGACCGGCTCATCTCAATCTAGACCTATCAAGAGGATACGAAGGGATGGATCgttagatgatgaagatgatgataggagGGGTGAACCGACCCTACAGGATATGTtcagagatgatgaggatagggatagggatgacgacgaggatgatcTGGGAGATTTCatagaagaggatgaagatgatttagcTGCTCAGGGCGAAAcggaagatcaaagaagggagagaaagagagaagagaaattgaaGAGAAGACAGCAGAAAGCTTCGAAACCTGAATTAGCAGGTGTCGATAGAGC GTCGTGGGATGAGATATATGCTGTGTTTGGAGATGGACAAGATTACGATTGGgcattggaaggtgaagacgGCATGgatctggatgaggatgaggaggcAGCAAAGAAAGATCTAAGGTTAGAAGAC GTATTTGACCCTGCTGAGATCAAAGCCCGTCGTttacaagatgaagatcgagCTATAGCGAATAATGATCGACCAGAACGACATCAACTTGTTAATTCCACATTATCGGATAATCCTGTATTCGCTCCTGACTCGCTATATCCTCCGCCTGACTTGGCAGCTGGTTGGGCACATACCAAGATATCACTTAGGACCCAATACATATTCTGTGGGATGcatgaagaaggatcatacCCTGAACCAACTATCGATAACCCTCAACCATATGCTGCCTTTCGTCGTATAGAACTAGCCAACGAATTCAGAAATGCAGTTTCAACAGCATTAAATATGATGTTTGTCCAACACCTTGAAGTACCCTACTTATGGCATTACAAGAGAGACGCCTTTAGTTTATTGGAaaatcaaggtcaatcaTCAGTACAGTTCTTGGAAAGAGACGAATTGTGGTCATTGTACAACCTCGGTATCAAGTTTAGAGCGATATTCGAAAGGAATCAGCAGACTCAACTATCatgggagaagatcaaagctcGTAAACCTGATTTACAAGATGAATATCTGACAACAAAGTTACTTCCTTCGATATGTATGATGAGTGTAGAATCAGCTGCGGAGGGCTCAGATTGGTTGTCATACCATTATGCCTCGGATCTGAAAGCGATaaaggaggatgaagctgttgaagaaggtgcGAAGAGATTACCGGAACGAGGAGAAAATGAGGATCTGAGAACAGGACCGATCATGAAAttggttgag GCATTCGGCATCTCAGTACCGCAAGTAGCAACGACGTTTAACGAACCCGAAGGGCAGCCCATACCGCCCAAGAACGCAGAGAAGCTGCCTAACGATTTGGCAGAGGAGTTTTCTGGATCAGGGACCGCTTTCGGATCACCAGAAATAGCTTTACAGG CTGCCAGTCAAATCCTCACTACGGAATTCTCGAAGGACCCTGCTATACGTCAGCAGACGAGAGATTTCATGGAAGCATGTGGTGTGGTAAGTGTAACACCGACGGATAGGGGGATGAACATAATAGATGAATACCACCTGTATTAC AACTTCAAATTCCTTACCCGTAAACCCGTACAAATGTTCAAAGATTCCCCTCAATTCTTACACATGCTCAaggccgaagaagaaggtttgataaCGATCACCATCGAAGCAGATGAATCGCAAGTGCAGTCATTCGTGGAAACGTTGGTTAGGTGTTGTCGATCGAATGACTATGGAGAGATATCAACTGCTTGGAATGCTCTACGAGCGGAAATATGCTCAGATGTGACGAGGAAATACCTCGTACCGTCTGCGGCTAAATGGTTGAAGGAGCATCTCAAGAGTGAAGCGGATGAGTTCGTGGCTGAGAGGTGTCGTCTCGAGCTTGAGCTC CGAGTAAACGTCAGACCGTTCGCTTCTTCCGATATGGACCAAGGCGAAACTCCATCTGTTTTAGCATTGACCAATGGTAAAGGTGAAATCCGGGATGCTATCATGGCCGTGATGTTAGATGATGACGGAAATATCCGGACTCAGACCAAATTTGATAATCTCAGGGACGAATTGGACAAGAATGCTTTCGTGGAACTAGTGGAAAAGAGGAAACCTAAAGTTGTCGTTATCGGAGGAATGTCCGTGCAAGCTGCAAGGTTACGAGATGATGCTGCATCGGCATTACGAGAATTAGCGATCAGAGCCTATGGGCAGAATCCACCTGTGTCAGAGGCATATGGACAATACGAACAGTATCAAGCGGATTTGGCGGATTTCGATCAGAAATTGGCTTCTTACCTCATCCCTCTAATCTTCGTCAACGATGCTACCGCAAGATTGTACATGAACtcggaagaagctgaaaaggagTTCCCGAATTTACCTCTGAATGGACGATACGCTTTAGGTCTGGCTAGATACACTCAGAATCCACTCAATGCCTATGCCAAGTTGGGTAAACAGATAGCTTCGGTGATTTTCATGGAACATCATCAGAAATTG ATCAATCCTGAAAAGCTGTTGATACACCTCGAAAGGGGTTTGGTCAACTCTGTCTGTTTCATGGGTATAGAAATCAATTCTTGTGTAGCAGATGCTTATCAGAGGTCAATGTTACCGTTCATCTCTGGCCTTGGACCCAGAAAAGCAGATGCTTTGGTACATGGTATACATAAGCAG GGCTCTCTCCTCAACCGACTGGCGTTCTCTGATCTTGGTCTATTCGGTCCTACAATATTTGAGAACGTTGCTGGTTTCCTGACTATCGAGAATGATCTCAAAGATATGATGCTGGAACCTGAAAACCCTCAAGAACAGCCAGATCCATTGGATATGACTCGAATACATCCTGAAGATTATGAATTCGCTCAAAAGATGTGTCAAGATGCCCTTGATCTCGATGTTGAAGACGTTACCGATCGACACAAGTCTGAGGTCGTGCAGACTCTTATGTTAGATGACAAGCGAGCTCAAAAACTTGGTGAattgaatttggatgatttcgcATTCAACTTGCAgcgtcaaggagaagggaaCAAACGACATACTCTGGGAGAAATTGTCAATGAGCTTATCCGATATCGAGCTGATCGAAGGCCTGGATTCTACGTACCGTCAGAATGGGAAGTAGTCACTATGTTAACGGGAGAGACTGAACGTACGATTGGTAGAGGTCTAAAGGTCACTGCAACTGTCCGTAAAGCTTTGTCGGCGAGGGTGTTCTGTCAACTGGAATCAGGCATGGACGCTATTTTAGAACGAGACTACGTAGCAGATGACGATCAACCACCTGTGACATCTTGCGAAGAGTTCTTCAAGCCTCGTCAAGCTGTTAAAGCGGTGGTCATTCAAGCTGAACCCAATCGGTTCCAAGTGAAGATCTCAACGCGAGCATCGGACTTACGACAGGCAGTAGCTTTCATTCCTCCATTCCGAGATGAACCCTACAACGACCTTGTAAGGAAATCAGCAGCGGAAGACGCGGCCGCTGCCAAGAAAAGACGACAAGCTGGAAAGATCAAGCGTGTGGTCAATCATCCTAATTGGCATGTTATGAATTCCGGACAGGCGGAACAATTCTTAGCATCGCAACATCGTGGTGATGTGGTTATCAGACCTTCGTCCAAGGGATCAGATCACTTGGCAGTAACGTGgaaagtcgatgaagatatctATCAGCATATTGATGTACAGGAAATCGATAAACCGAATGAATATTCCCTCGGAAGGATATTGAGAGTAGCTGGTAGATATTCGTATTCGGATTTAGATGAGTTGATCATAAATCACGTTAAAGCAATGGCAaggaaattggatgaattgcaATTACATGAGAAATAcaaacctgaagatgatcttg AGGCGTATTTGAAGAATTACGTTCAAGCTCATCCTGGTAGAAGTATGTATGGATTCTCGATCGATTCGGATAGACCTGGTTATATCAAACTGTGTTTCCTGAATAAGTCGACGAGGGACGGCGGTGTGATACAAACATGG CCCGTCCAAGTCCTTCCTGGAGCGTACAAACTCAACAACGCCGAAGTGCCCGGTGTGACCGAATTGTGTAATGCCTTCAAATTGCAGTATTCCGCTAGACTCGCTGAACAAGGTAGTGGAGGAAAGACACCTGGTATCAGATTGGGTAAGACCCCTCTTCCTGGAGGAAGGACACCTGGTGGTAGAACGCCTGCTTTAGGAGGTAGGACACCTGCATTGGGTGGAAGGACACCTATGCCTGGTGCTGCTGGTGGACTCCAGGGGATGGGTAGGACGCCAATGCAGCAGCCTGGGATGACTCCTAATCCTT ATGGCGCACCGATACCCCAACAGGGATACGGAATGCCTTCTAACGGCTATGGtcgaccaccacctcaagCAGGATATGGGATGCCCCCTTCGAATGGAGGTGGGTACGGACGTCAGCCTCCCGGACAGGGTTATGGCGGTATGACACCTGGTGGTGCACCTGGGCCTAGTGCCGGAGCGCCAGGGATGAATGCTGATAGAGCGTGA
- a CDS encoding Sua5/YciO/YrdC/YwlC family tRNA threonylcarbamoyl adenosine modification protein, which yields MANTPILPCLDFPSIRIIPSSSSSHSLDSPKFEIPPTILPHLETASRHLHNHQTVALPTETVYGLAASSLDPAAIQSVYRIKKRPADNPLILHVSSLNMLRQVIPRDYQISELYMALITSFWPGPLSLLFPAIDPPPSPAPQTNAIRMPSHPLALALIHHSNLPLSAPSANSSGRPSPTQAQHVYNDLNGSEGLGCILDGGDCGVGVESTVINGLGWRKGGEGIVDVLRPGGLGIEKIKEVVGRVDGKEGLTRILLHGKPWIANKSPKRGEQSFTRIPKEEDGPKINGSSESSVIDKVRSIALPPSTPGMKYRHYSPRVPVYLIKPNTIFPRPDNLPQHAESSAQAVLRQISQRTLSSSSGNGKKRIGVLHFDNSPLYSQLSSSVDEVEDTHLMPVSLGQDASSAAQRLFAGMLTLERIPPSQDEVDGDGKIGVDAILIEGCSDEGLGLAVMERVTKAVGGGGVVGDVKDDEDGERQGGAAEGNTFWVDVTGDI from the coding sequence atgGCCAACACACCAATCTTACCATGTCTCGACTTCCCTTCCATCCGCATCAttccctcttcgtcctcttcccattctctcgACTCACCCAAATTCGAAATCCCTCCAACTATCTTACCTCACCTCGAAACCGCTTCTAGACACTTACACAATCATCAAACAGTCGCCCTACCTACCGAGACAGTGTATGGTCTAGCTGCATCTTCCCTCGATCCAGCTGCTATCCAATCAGTATACAGAATCAAAAAGCGTCCTGCCGACAACCCATTGATCCTTCATGTATCTTCCTTAAACATGTTACGTCAAGTCATCCCGAGGGATTATCAGATATCCGAACTATACATGGCTCTAATCACTTCATTCTGGCCTGGACCTTTGTCGTTGTTATTCCCAGCTATAGAtcctccaccatcacctgCTCCTCAGACTAATGCTATTCGGATGCCATCTCACCCCTTGGCTTTGGCACTGATACATCACTCGAACTTGCCATTATCGGCTCCCTCGGCCAATTCATCTGGAAGACCCAGCCCGACACAGGCTCAACATGTGTATAATGACTTAAATGGATCAGAGGGACTGGGATGTATACtagatggaggtgattgTGGGGTCGGAGTGGAAAGTACAGTGATCAATGGATTGGGATGGaggaaaggtggtgaagggaTTGTGGACGTACTGAGACCTGGTGGATTGGggattgagaagatcaaggaggttgttggaagagttgatggaaaggaaggacTAACGAGGATATTGTTACACGGTAAACCTTGGATAGCGAATAAGTCTCCAAAGCGAGGAGAACAAAGTTTTACGAGGATAcccaaagaagaggatggacCGAAGATAAATGGTAGTTCAGAATCATCAGTGATCGATAAAGTCAGATCTATCGCTCTACCACCTTCAACGCCAGGAATGAAATATCGACATTATTCACCACGAGTTCCTGTATATCTCATAAAACCCAATACCATATTCCCTCGTCCTGATAACCTTCCTCAACACGCTGAATCGTCTGCTCAGGCAGTATTGAGACAGATATCTCAACGTACACTCTCCTCGTCCagtggaaatggaaaaaAGAGAATAGGGGTCTTGCATTTTGACAATTCTCCTCTGTACTCTCAATTATCCAGTTcggtggatgaggtggaagatacTCATTTGATGCCTGTATCGCTAGGGCAAGACGCATCAAGTGCAGCTCAAAGGTTATTCGCAGGTATGTTGACTCTCGAACGAATTCCGCCTAGTCaggatgaagtagatggagatgggaaAATAGGTGTAGATGCGATTTTGATTGAGGGATGCTCTGATGAAGGGCTGGGACTGGCCGTCATGGAAAGGGTCACGAAAGCTGTTGGGGGAGGTGGAGTGGTGGGTGATGTcaaggacgatgaggatggggaaaGGCAGGGAGGAGCGGCGGAAGGGAATACGTTTTGGGTGGATGTCACGGGAGATATATGA